One stretch of Desulfobacterales bacterium DNA includes these proteins:
- the argJ gene encoding bifunctional glutamate N-acetyltransferase/amino-acid acetyltransferase ArgJ → MKNNIIKCKGFKFSGVAAGLKKNNHNDLGLIFSETEATAAGVFTKNRVRAAPVILDKERVKSGVAQAVIVNSGNANCCAGSRSMADSIAMARCAADELNISDERVLVASTGVIGQPLPVEKIAAAAPELIRSLKEDGIMDLATAIMTTDTVPKVVSRQADIDGVPFTVVAVAKGAGMIRPDMATMLCFVCTDLKVSSNVLARVLSPAVDQSFNRITIDGDTSTNDSVLLLANGRSGAEILTADHERLFQEVLNDLLFELAKMIVRDGEGATKLIEVVAKGALSDADARRVAETVANSSLVKTAFFGEDANWGRIIAAVGRAGVPVEPDRIDIYFDDVMMAQNGVSCGQATEEPATRVLRKPEFTVTVDLNSGKGQATVFTCDFSVDYVKINADYRS, encoded by the coding sequence ATGAAAAATAATATTATCAAATGCAAAGGCTTTAAATTCAGTGGGGTTGCCGCGGGTCTGAAAAAAAATAATCATAACGACCTCGGGCTTATTTTTTCTGAAACTGAGGCAACTGCGGCCGGGGTGTTTACCAAAAACAGAGTCCGGGCCGCACCGGTTATTCTGGATAAAGAACGGGTAAAGTCGGGTGTCGCCCAGGCCGTAATTGTAAACAGCGGTAATGCCAATTGTTGTGCCGGCAGTCGATCCATGGCAGATTCAATTGCCATGGCCCGCTGTGCAGCAGATGAACTGAATATTTCAGATGAACGGGTGCTGGTGGCCTCCACCGGGGTCATCGGGCAGCCGTTACCTGTAGAAAAGATAGCGGCTGCCGCTCCCGAACTGATCCGTTCATTGAAAGAAGATGGCATCATGGATCTGGCAACCGCCATAATGACCACGGACACGGTTCCCAAAGTCGTTTCACGACAGGCCGACATTGACGGGGTTCCGTTTACGGTGGTTGCAGTGGCTAAGGGGGCCGGAATGATACGGCCGGATATGGCCACGATGCTTTGTTTTGTCTGTACGGATCTCAAAGTTTCTTCCAATGTGCTGGCACGGGTTCTTTCTCCTGCCGTAGACCAGTCATTTAATCGGATTACGATCGATGGCGATACCAGCACCAACGATTCCGTACTGCTTCTGGCAAATGGCCGTTCAGGGGCTGAGATTCTCACTGCGGATCATGAAAGGTTATTTCAGGAAGTTCTCAATGACCTTCTGTTCGAGCTTGCTAAAATGATCGTCAGAGACGGTGAGGGGGCAACCAAGCTGATCGAGGTTGTGGCCAAGGGCGCGCTGTCGGATGCGGATGCCAGGCGTGTTGCCGAAACGGTTGCCAATTCCAGTCTGGTCAAGACAGCGTTTTTTGGTGAAGATGCCAATTGGGGCAGAATTATTGCCGCTGTCGGCCGGGCCGGTGTTCCGGTTGAGCCGGATCGCATTGATATCTATTTTGATGACGTAATGATGGCGCAAAACGGGGTGAGTTGCGGACAAGCTACGGAAGAGCCGGCGACTCGAGTGCTCCGGAAACCGGAGTTTACCGTTACCGTGGATTTGAATTCCGGGAAAGGACAGGCGACCGTATTTACCTGCGATTTTTCGGTGGATTATGTGAAAATCAATGCCGATTACAGGAGCTGA
- the truA gene encoding tRNA pseudouridine(38-40) synthase TruA, producing the protein MRQETPKNFKLVIEYDGSAYHGWQRQKHHPTVQEKIEKALHTMTGEIIILNGSGRTDAGVHALGQVANFKCPTALTPPVFLKGLNSLLPDDIVITSCEQTDIKFHARFDAKSKTYRYCILNREIPSAVNRQYAWFVRRHLNVDEMKKGAAHMIGTHDFKSFEKTGSPRPHTIRTVMKVDLIIKDDAHIFIDVEANGFLRCMVRNMVGTLVCVGSAKLTAEDIIRIIRSKNRKLAGPTAPAHGLFLKQVYY; encoded by the coding sequence ATGCGTCAAGAAACACCCAAAAATTTCAAACTCGTTATCGAATATGACGGAAGCGCTTACCATGGCTGGCAAAGACAAAAACATCATCCGACGGTTCAGGAAAAAATCGAAAAAGCCTTGCACACCATGACCGGAGAGATCATCATATTAAACGGCTCCGGAAGAACAGATGCCGGTGTCCACGCACTGGGCCAGGTGGCAAATTTCAAGTGTCCCACTGCATTGACGCCGCCGGTATTTCTAAAAGGACTAAACAGCCTCCTGCCCGATGATATCGTCATTACGTCATGTGAACAAACCGATATAAAATTTCATGCCCGATTTGATGCAAAAAGCAAAACGTATCGTTACTGCATTTTGAATCGAGAAATCCCGTCTGCGGTGAATCGTCAATATGCATGGTTTGTCCGCAGGCATCTGAATGTGGATGAAATGAAAAAAGGCGCCGCTCATATGATTGGCACCCATGATTTCAAATCTTTTGAAAAAACCGGCAGCCCCAGGCCCCATACGATTCGAACCGTTATGAAGGTTGACCTGATCATAAAAGATGACGCACATATTTTCATCGATGTGGAAGCGAACGGCTTTCTGAGATGCATGGTCCGGAATATGGTAGGAACGCTTGTATGTGTCGGAAGTGCGAAGCTCACGGCGGAAGATATCATCAGGATTATCAGGTCAAAAAACCGGAAACTGGCCGGTCCCACCGCTCCTGCACATGGACTGTTTCTGAAACAGGTCTATTATTGA
- a CDS encoding universal stress protein, with the protein MIPKIKKILFANDLSYNSKFALAYSVSLAGCYGSKVIVLHVLEEISESLDNSLAPYFGESKWKSLKNEISSETIELLEKRVVSFCKETNEEMGQHTFQADEIIVKTGKPSDVIILEAEKNACDLIIMGTHGHGGFKETLMGSNSKRVIRKSKIPVLVIPLP; encoded by the coding sequence ATGATTCCAAAAATAAAGAAAATTCTTTTTGCCAACGATTTGTCCTATAATTCTAAATTTGCGCTTGCTTATTCGGTGAGCCTTGCCGGATGTTACGGGTCGAAAGTGATAGTACTGCACGTGCTTGAAGAAATTTCTGAAAGTCTGGATAATTCGTTAGCCCCCTATTTTGGAGAATCTAAATGGAAATCACTGAAAAATGAGATTTCTTCTGAAACCATTGAACTGCTTGAAAAACGGGTGGTTTCTTTCTGTAAAGAAACCAATGAAGAAATGGGACAGCACACATTCCAGGCGGATGAAATTATCGTTAAAACAGGAAAACCCTCTGATGTGATTATCCTGGAGGCTGAAAAGAATGCCTGTGATTTAATTATTATGGGAACCCATGGCCATGGCGGTTTTAAGGAAACCCTGATGGGAAGTAATTCAAAACGGGTGATCAGAAAAAGCAAGATTCCCGTTTTGGTGATACCCCTGCCCTGA
- a CDS encoding pseudouridine synthase: MPITGADSIENRSESAGSECCATGLMRLQKFLSAAGICSRRQAEVHIRQGRVTVNGKIVTELGTRVDPDLDRVEFDANPVEYHQELVYIALNKPKGYVTSCLQPGDKVVIDLVDIARRLYPVGRLDKDSTGLLLLTNDGRIHHGLSHPSFDHEKEYDVSVSMPIAASALGKLKKGMSIMGKKTRAADVRRIDSNRFTIVLKEGRNRQIRRMVGKIGNKVTQLKRIRIAHIRLGGLAEGAWRYLTDTERKELIRSISMNAAKNDKV; this comes from the coding sequence ATGCCGATTACAGGAGCTGATTCAATTGAAAATCGATCCGAATCAGCCGGATCAGAATGTTGTGCAACGGGATTGATGCGGCTTCAGAAATTTTTGTCGGCGGCCGGGATCTGTTCCAGGCGTCAGGCTGAGGTCCATATCCGGCAGGGACGCGTTACCGTAAACGGCAAAATTGTCACCGAGCTTGGAACCCGCGTGGATCCGGACCTGGATCGGGTCGAATTTGACGCCAATCCTGTCGAGTACCATCAGGAACTGGTTTATATCGCGTTGAACAAGCCAAAAGGGTATGTCACGAGCTGCCTTCAGCCGGGAGATAAAGTGGTCATCGATCTGGTTGATATCGCCCGGAGGCTCTATCCTGTCGGGCGGCTGGACAAGGATTCCACCGGTCTGCTGCTCTTGACCAATGATGGCAGGATTCATCATGGCCTCTCGCATCCTTCATTCGATCACGAGAAAGAGTATGACGTATCGGTATCGATGCCTATTGCTGCCAGCGCGCTGGGGAAGTTGAAAAAAGGCATGTCCATAATGGGGAAAAAGACCAGAGCCGCCGATGTCCGGCGCATTGATTCAAATCGGTTTACGATTGTGCTCAAAGAGGGCAGGAATCGTCAGATTCGGCGGATGGTCGGAAAAATCGGAAACAAGGTGACGCAGTTAAAACGGATTCGCATTGCGCATATCCGGTTGGGGGGGCTTGCCGAAGGTGCCTGGCGATATCTGACGGATACGGAAAGAAAAGAGTTGATTCGATCAATTTCTATGAATGCCGCAAAAAATGATAAAGTATAG